The Taeniopygia guttata chromosome 1A, bTaeGut7.mat, whole genome shotgun sequence DNA window ATCTTAGACTAAGCTAAGAAGGGGCATTAAAGAAATCTGAGAAGTACATGGGGATTACGTTCCTGCAACATGATGGAATTCAGAAGCCCTGCAGGTGATAGTGGGAATTTCTGGAACACTGAATATCTTTGATATATGTAATATTCACATTCTCAGGCAAGGACAGAGCTGGCCTTGGCCCCCGAGTGGGCATAAGCAAGCCTCTGCAGCAAGCACTAAGTGTTGGTTTTCTCTCCACAGTCTCACCGCAAGTTTTCAGCCCCGAGGCATGGCTCCCTGGGCTTCCTGCCCCGCAAGcgcagcagcaggcacaggggcAAGGTCAAGAGCTTTCCCAAAGATGACCCCAGCAAGCCTGTCCATCTCACCGCCTTCCTGGGCTACAAAGCTGGCATGACCCACATTGTCCGGGAAGTGGACAGGCCTGGATCCAGTATGTATTGATGTTCCTCTTAGAACAGGAGGTGGGTTTGGTCAGGAATGGTGACAGGTGACTGCTTCATTAGCAGCTCTGGATTTTAGTCCTAGCTTGACTTCACCCCGTTCCAAGTCCAAGTAGATGGTTTCTGCTGTAACTACTGGTTTGGTTTAGCTGCACAGTAACAGGCTCCTTGGGATGGCTCCTCTGGATGGAGGGACATCAAGTCAGCTGCCTTCAGTGTTTATTTAGAGATTATCCAGTCTTGCATGTATTATTTGTTGCCATCCATTTTGCCTATCCAGCTTGGCTGACCTGTCTCCTGAGCCAGCCTCAAAAGTTTTGCAAGGCATTTAATTATGGCTTCAGAGTTGGTTGCTTTACCCTGCATCATCTCTGTGAAAAGAGCTCGAGTCATTTAACCTTTCACATGGAGGACTTGGGAGTGAGAAGAAGCAGGTGGTTGAGAGTTGCTGCTGGAATTAATTGTgctgtatttctgtttctgtccAGAGGTGAACAagaaggaggtggtggaggcAGTCACTATTATAGAGACTCCTCCCATGGTCATCGTGGGCATCGTGGGATACGTGCAGACTCCTCGCGGTCTCCGTAGCTTCAAGACCATCTTTGCTGAGCACATCAGTGACGAATGCAAGCGCCGCTTCTACAAGAACTGGTGAGAGAGCAGGGCCTTGCCTGGTCTCAGGCCATGGGTCGTGCTTTTACTGTTGGGTTGCAGTGGTCCTAGCTTGGCTTTTTAGCCATTCGTGTTTAGCTTTGACAGAGTGGCCTCATAATAGGATAGGCTGCAGGAATGGCTCCGTGAGGGTGGCAGCGTAACTTTAGGTAGTGCTGGTGTGGGTGTGGTGACTTTGGGTTTGCCAGAGAGCTCCCTAACAGGCTACACGTGATGATACTTCGACGGGCGGACATAAGGAAATCGCCTCTGGCGCTTGTTGTTGAGTGTCGAGTCCTGACTGTAGCCCTGTTTTCTCAGGAAAGGGGAAGACAAGTGTCACTTGTGATTGCCATTCCAGGCGCTTTTGTTGTGATTAAAAGTGTGCATTTGCCTGAGTGTGGCTCCAGCATGTCTGGAGCTTCCAGCCTGTTTATGAACTTGGCAGGCTGAAAAGACGTCAGAGTGGAGCAATAAAGTTCTCAAGGGTGTTTTAGTAACGACTTTGCTGTTGGGCACACAAGGGGGGGAAGTTAGGGTATTTTTAAGTAGATCACAGTCATCTCACAATTGCTTTAAagatctgttttttttctgttaattgtTTGACATCTCCTTAcagtcttttgttttctgtagcGTGAATGTTAATGTGCTTTGGAATTCATGGCAGCTCCGCTCAGCTTTGGCAATGTGGCCACTGTCTGATGAGCTCCAGGCTCCGCTTGCCAGTGGAAAAGAGTCATTAGAAGCTGGCAATGAGCCAAAGCCAACTGAGGTGGCAACTCCTTCCGCTCACCCCACTTCCCTGGGGATTGATGAAGGGCTTAGCCAAACcttgtctctgctctgctcctgaagGCACAAGTCCAAGAAGAAGGCCTTCACCAAGTACTGCAAGAAGTGGCAAGATGAGGACGGCAAAAAGCAGTTGGAGAAAGATTTCAATAGCATGAAGAAGTACTGCCAGGTTATTAGAGTCATGGCTCACACTCAGGTAAGTACCTGTGAGCTCAGGTATGCTGGAAACTGCTGAGAGCAGGCATCAAGCAGACAACTTGATCCATCTCTGTAGGGAGATTTCTACCCTCCCCTGCAGGTTGATGCTGTCTATTCAGCACATGACACATTcattttctgcagagctgtgctcacaGGACGTTTGAGGAGCCTTGGCAGCCACTGGCTGATTTTGAAAGAGTGTCCAAAAGAGACTGAGCTGTAGTATGAGCTTTTTGAGCTCAGTCCTTCGCTTATACTATGTAGACCTAGACTCTCTCAGTTCCAGCTACAAATAAAACCAGACTGAACATTGAACTGAGGGATTTTGTGTGCTCAGAATCATTTCAGGCTGCATTTTGTTGGGATTTTGAGCACTCAGACTTTTGGCAGCTTCTCTTGCTCAGCTGGAGGAGGTGTTCTGCTGAGTGATGTGACGTCTCCCCAGCTGTCAGTGCTCTGACTGAATTTCTTGGGAGGTGGATTAAATCTTTTGAGTTGGCTCTCAGTGCAGCAAGATGGCCAATTTTACTAGAATTAATTTCCTGTAGCAGACAGTAGAGGTAGTGTTGCAACCTCTACTGATTCTCCTAAAGACAGTAGAAGTAAATGCAGATGTAATCCAACCCAAACTGGCCTTAAGTGCGGCAGGCTTTATCAAACACTTacattggaagggaccttagtgatcatccagttccaaatCCCATGttatggacagggacaccttccactacaccaggttgctcaggcTGTCAAACCCGACTGAACAGTTGTAGTGGTGGGCAGGGGGCATTTAGAGCTTTTCTGGGCAGCCCATGCCAGTGACTCAAAACCCTCATAATAAAATAATCCTTAGGTTCAATTTATTCCTCATTGGAATTTTGCTGATGGTGGCATGCTCCTGTGGGTGGCATATAACTTCCAGGTGCGATGACTTGCAAACCACTATACAACTTCCCCCTTATTTTGTAGGGCCGCCTTTAAGTTCTGTATTTTGGAGGAGGATACTAGAGAAATAGACAATGCCAGGGCTAAAAGGATGTTTGGCTTATTAATACAGGGTCTATTTCAGAAGGGCAGAAGCTGAATGTcgtgttttctgttttctagaTGCGTTTGCTCCCCCTGAGACAGAAGAAGTCTCACCTGATGGAGATCCAGGTGAATGGTGGCACTGTTGCTGAGAAAGTGGATTGGGCCCGGGagaagctggagcagcaggtgccTGTGGCAACAGTCTTTGGCCAGGATGAGATGATAGATGTCATTGGAGTCACCAAGGGCAAGGGATACAAAGGTAAACACGCAGAAATCCTTCTCTGTAATaagatataatttttaatgaaatcctAGTGTTGAATTTTCGCAAGTGCACATGCCAAGAGCTGGGTAGGTAAATCCATGCTGCTGTCACAGTTCAATGATGAGACCATGGAATGAGCGCTGGGCACAGCGCCTGACATCCGTGAGGAGTCATTCCATGCTGCCTTCCTTCTgagaacacagcccagggacagccagggaaggagcttcACCAGGAAATACTGATTCCAGGGATGCTTGGTCCGGACTTGCCTTTTGTTGCCTGTGGGGGGACTGCAACTTGGAAAAGTGGCTTAAAGTGTGAGTGAAGACTTCAGTGACATCTCAGCTTGACAGCAGACTGCCTTGGTCCCTTGCAGGTGTCACCAGCCGCTGGCACACCAAGAAGCTGCCACGCAAGACTCACCGGGGCCTGCGCAAGGTGGCGTGCATTGGCGCCTGGCACCCCGCCCGCGTGGCCTTCTCTGTGGCCCGTGCAGGCCAGAAGGGCTACCACCACCGCACTGAGATCAACAAGAAGGTTGGTGTCTCTCAGCTGCTAGGAAGGAGCAAGAGCTGCCTGATGTCACTTGCTGTGTGACAGTGAGCAGTGTGGGGAGTTCTGCTTGgggtgttttgctgtgttagGATGTTGTCTTGGTGATAGTGGTGATGGTTAGTTAAATTGGATAATTAAAATTCTTGGATGGCCGCGTGTTTCCCAAGTGCACCAGACTTGTTTCCTGAGGCTTTGTATAATTCCTTGCATTTTATCTGATTCTCCTACGTTTTGCTAAGTAgaatttatttatgtttttagaTTTACAAGATTGGCCAAGGCTACCAAATCAAGGATGGAAAGCTGATCAAAAACAATGCATCAACTGATTATGACTTGTCTGACAAGAGCATTAACCCTCTGGTGAgttgctgcagctctgtgccaaGAGTCTGCTTGTGAGCTGCAATCGTAAGAGGCAAATGGGCCTTGGTATAAGTCACAAAATGATTAAATGATGAGCTCTTAAATAAGTCAGCTGCTGTTGGAGATGGTGGTGTTTAGTCAGCCTCAGTATTGGCTTGTATAACATGGAAATTGAATTTGTTATGTGGCAATGGGAGGAATGTTGCAAACCTTGAATGGTACTTGTACAAGGAATAACTTAGCAAGATGAGCTTTTGCTGTTCCGTCAGCCTCTTCTGCTGTTCCTAATAAAAGCCTTACAGCAACAAGTAAATAGCCGCATCAAGAAACTTGATCAGTGAAAGGCAATACTGGGAACAGGATTTCAGTGGATGTGGGAATAGCCAAGGCCCAGAAATGGTGTGGATCTGTAGGCAGATGTGATCACTGGTCCTGCTTGGTACAGAGCACTGACTCTTCTCTCCTTGCTCAGGGAGGCTTTGTCCACTACGGTGAGGTGACCAATGACTTCATCATGGTCAAGGGCTGTGTTGTGGGGACCAAGAAGAGGGTCTTGACCCTGCGCAAGGTGAGTAGTGGGCTGGAATGGTTGAagggagctgtgctgcctctggTGCAGGTGATGTGTGTGCTGTTCTGGGGAGTCATGTGGCATGCTAGAAAGGAAAGCCTTAAACCCATCTCGTAGTATTGGCTGTGGGAGTGGCACGAGGTAGTTTCTGCAGGTGTAGCGATGGAATGGACATGGTTTGGCTTGAGAAATCTTGTGATTGGAAGGACACTGGCAGAGTGGGGcttgtgctgcagggagctgacCAGTCTTCAGCCTGGGAGGTGCTGGGTAAATGGCTTATGGTCAGGTGTTCCTTGCATATGGTAGCAGCTGAAGTCAGGTCAGAGGGACCGAGGAGGCATTAGCCATGGAGGGGACAAGAAGTAGCCAGTGTACTGGGGGCTAAAAGGGCACTACTGCTGCATGCTCACCTGGTATCTCTCTGTTTAGTCCCTGCTTGTGCAGACCAAGCGCCGGGCCCTGGAGAAGATTGACTTGAAGTTCATTGACACAACCTCCAAATTCGGTCATGGCCGCTTCCAGACGGCTGAGGAGAAGAAGGCTTTCATGGTAAGGGCTCTTCCTGGCATGTTTATTGTGTACCACTGTGTCTTAGAGTTTGTGGCAGCTGATAGTTTGTCCTTCAGGCTGTCATGTGGCCAGAGCTCCTGTGAAACACAAACTTCACTTGACAGGCCTCCTGCCAACTGGGTTTTAACTGCAGGGGGCCTGGGGTCTCACTTCCCCAGTGACAGCTCTCTGTCTGCGGGGTGATGCCGTGTTAGGGCACAGGTTGTTCGGTGTTGAAGCATGGAACAAACAGTGCTCCATTTCCTCTAAGAGCAGCTCGGGAGGAGGGTGCTCACAGTGTTGGCATTCCCAGGTTGTCACTTTGCTGGAGAAAGCAGAGGGAATTCTGTGCAGGTTCTGGCAGGgtcagagcagtgctgtgcttgGGGCTGAGCAGAAGCTTCCCCACCAGGTGGCACCAGCATTGCTGCTCAGGCGCATCCAGAGTCACCCAGACCGCCCCCTGCAGCTGCGCCAGGGTCCACTTTTCCCAAAACCTCTGGCTGTGGGGCATGGGGTTTCCAGTGGGTTGCAACATGGAGGGCTATTTTTGCCTATATTTCTTTACAGCTTTTGTGGTTGGGATGTTATGTCTTTTGTACAGACTGCTGTTTACATAGcttgttttttgtgggtttttttcagggaCCACTCAAGAAGGATCGCATTGCAAAAGAGGAGGCAGCCTAATGGGTGGTATGGTCCTATGGCCTGTGTGCCCTCAgaccaaaaaataaatattttaaagaaattaattttgcctCTTGGTGTATACATTACTGTGTCAAGCCTCGTACTCTGCACATTCTACAAGTAGATCAAACCAAAGAACCATGTAAAGTTTTAGCTCATTAGGATCTGCCTTTTAGCAGCAGGGTTGCCCTAAAAAAATGAAGCTGCTATTGCTGGTTTTGCAGAGCAAAGATTGTGGGTCAGAGCAGGGTCTCTCTCTGGTTGTGTGAAAGACTGAAGCAGCAGGGCCCCCAAATGTGTTTGCAATTGCTGAGATATTAGTCCACCTGTCAAGCCCCAGCTGGGTGGACAGAGAGCTTTGAGTCAGATGG harbors:
- the RPL3 gene encoding large ribosomal subunit protein uL3, yielding MSHRKFSAPRHGSLGFLPRKRSSRHRGKVKSFPKDDPSKPVHLTAFLGYKAGMTHIVREVDRPGSKVNKKEVVEAVTIIETPPMVIVGIVGYVQTPRGLRSFKTIFAEHISDECKRRFYKNWHKSKKKAFTKYCKKWQDEDGKKQLEKDFNSMKKYCQVIRVMAHTQMRLLPLRQKKSHLMEIQVNGGTVAEKVDWAREKLEQQVPVATVFGQDEMIDVIGVTKGKGYKGVTSRWHTKKLPRKTHRGLRKVACIGAWHPARVAFSVARAGQKGYHHRTEINKKIYKIGQGYQIKDGKLIKNNASTDYDLSDKSINPLGGFVHYGEVTNDFIMVKGCVVGTKKRVLTLRKSLLVQTKRRALEKIDLKFIDTTSKFGHGRFQTAEEKKAFMGPLKKDRIAKEEAA